The Triticum urartu cultivar G1812 unplaced genomic scaffold, Tu2.1 TuUngrouped_contig_5820, whole genome shotgun sequence nucleotide sequence AAAATACTAAGATAATAGCAGATAAGTTTCTTGCTCTACGACTCCCTCGTTCAAGATATGCCACATCCCAACGTACATAGTTTTCCACCACCAGGGTTCATGATCACCAAAGCAGAAGCATGCAATACATGCTTCAGGCTAACATTCCTCACGGCGAATAATATGGATCACCATAGTCAGAGGCTCCTTGTTCTTTATCAGCTTGAAGAGACAGAGGTCCCCCTCCCTCAGGCGGTTGTCGCGGGCGAAAAACGTCCATCCTTTGAGAACCTTCACCACATGAGTTGTGTGTTGCATGTTGTGTTTCAAATTGGTTGGCCATGATCTGCTCTTCTCCTCCCGCTGAAGCACCAAACTGATCACACTACTCTTTCCACGATGATAGCCAGCAGCAGACTTCTGAACAAGATATCTGCTTGAGTATTGCGAGCCAAAGCGCTGTTTATACAGATAAGGCAGGGCAAAAGTTAGAATGTCACAAATATAGAGATACATGGAGATTTTTTCCCATCTGTACAGTACTGATAGGCAGCGACAGAAAATGTTATCCATGAACTTACTAGGGTGGGGGTGTTATAGGAACCACCCCGCCAGACATTGGACTTGCGCATGATAGCAACATACAAGGGCAGTTCTGACTCGATTTCCTCGACTTTCTCCAAGACTTTCTTCTCTTGTGCCCATGTTAGGCAAGCTTTGTCTGCCAGCATGAAGGGAGGTTCAGAACCTCCCTCAGAATCATCAGAGACTTCATGTTCCTCATGTTCCGAAGAGTACTCTTCACCTGGACAAGTTGTCACATGAATCAGAGAAGTATAATGCGAAATGAAATGTGACACATGCATCCTAGCAGTGGCAAGACATAGTGTCAAGCTGACATACCATCGGTAGGTGGTTCCTCCACATCACCTGCCTTTTTTGTGCTTGTCCTTCCATGATTTGAGCCAATGCCAGTTCTTGCACCAGGGGAATGATTAATGCTCGTTTTGCTAAGGAGATGGACAGTCATTGTGAATCTTTTCTGCTTGACATTTGTCATTGGTTGAAAGAGGCAGATATCGCCTTCTCTGACAGGATTGTCACGGACAAAGTTCCCTAAATAAAGGTTGCACCGACCAGCATCAGACGTTCTAGATGGCCTGTTATAGAGTTTGCACTTCCAAACCTTGTTTTTCCTAGGCAGCTGGAGTATGATAACTGTTTCTCCGCATGGCAAGTGCTCGAGTGCGTAATCCTTACATATTGCCTAGTTGAAAAAGTTATAGAAAGTGATAGTGATACTGTTGAGCTGTTTCATCTCATAGCCCAAGTACTAAATAGATAAGACATTAGGACTACCAGAAAGTCTAA carries:
- the LOC125529759 gene encoding B3 domain-containing protein Os03g0620400-like gives rise to the protein MAPRPSGQRSKMSNTCEYCERKIRFIRKINGNFMHSLVMPKWFVNQFGGKISRSIKLQTPNGNIYDVAVTENMNRTMLKSGWASFVDANQIEENYTLMFRYLGNALFEVIIFDSNGKEKVLCCAGMKAASDVNEPSSRYVDNSSSSHDGTTQSSADECSDSDGSQKESSYCYRKSAKMPAMCNSSEEFSAEDNSLESDRQKLSKYYVLSGQCYLTEAQEVKMLGLVKKIRPEIPVLVVQMKKSNVNNSRTLAICKDYALEHLPCGETVIILQLPRKNKVWKCKLYNRPSRTSDAGRCNLYLGNFVRDNPVREGDICLFQPMTNVKQKRFTMTVHLLSKTSINHSPGARTGIGSNHGRTSTKKAGDVEEPPTDGEEYSSEHEEHEVSDDSEGGSEPPFMLADKACLTWAQEKKVLEKVEEIESELPLYVAIMRKSNVWRGGSYNTPTLRFGSQYSSRYLVQKSAAGYHRGKSSVISLVLQREEKSRSWPTNLKHNMQHTTHVVKVLKGWTFFARDNRLREGDLCLFKLIKNKEPLTMVIHIIRREEC